One genomic window of Cercospora beticola chromosome 5, complete sequence includes the following:
- a CDS encoding uncharacterized protein (BUSCO:EOG09262NB1), with product MKLIRQNIIEKDGSGSATLKPEEPEDMWHCYNLIRPTDRLHASAIRKISSETATGSTRNERVHMHLTIKVTKLDFDPQAGQLHVSGQVAEENKWVKLGSFHTLDLELQRDFTLEKEDGWDSIALDTLREALDQTKTAVLWAVVMSEGLANICLITEHQTILRQKIEKSLPRKRQGSSDHEKSLQSFFKETFDSVLRQMDISSSKDPLPLLLASPGFTASSFHSYIKEQASASAGSNKPLLALIPKITVAHSASGHLHSLHQVLSSPAVTSQLSETKFLRETQLMEKFFTLMRQDDPRAWYGPRECVKAVERGAVGKGGGVLLISNALFRSQEVDTRRKWVGVVDEVKEQGGEVRVLSSMHESGKRLEGLGGIAAILTFPIEDLDEGEDFDDGGFDLEGDEEFVNGNGQHDEEIDFL from the coding sequence ATGAAGCTCATCCGCCAGAACATTATCGAGAAAGATGGCTCCGGAAGTGCAACTCTCAAGCCAGAAGAGCCCGAGGACATGTGGCATTGCTATAACCTCATACGTCCCACCGACCGCCTACATGCCTCCGCTATTCGCAAGATATCATCCGAGACAGCGACGGGCAGCACGAGGAACGAACGTGTGCACATGCACCTGACGATCAAAGTCACGAAACTTGATTTCGATCCGCAGGCTGGGCAATTACACGTATCGGGACAAGTGGCAGAAGAGAACAAATGGGTCAAGCTGGGTAGTTTTCACACCCTCGATCTCGAGCTGCAACGAGACTTCACATTGGAAAAGGAGGACGGTTGGGACAGCATCGCGCTCGACACTCTTCGAGAAGCTCTTGACCAGACCAAGACTGCCGTTCTTTGGGCTGTAGTCATGTCCGAAGGCCTCGCCAACATTTGTCTCATAACCGAGCACCAAACGATCCTACGGCAGAAAATCGAAAAGTCCCTCCCTCGAAAACGGCAGGGCTCCAGCGACCACGAAAAGTCTCTCCAGTCCTTCTTCAAAGAAACGTTCGATTCAGTCCTTCGACAAATGGACATCTCATCTTCAAAAGaccctctccctcttctcctcgccagtCCAGGTTTCACAGCGTCTAGCTTCCACTCCTACATCAAAGAGCAAGCCTCAGCGTCTGCCGGGAGTAACAAACCTCTTCTTGCGCTAATACCTAAGATCACTGTTGCGCATTCTGCATCGGGCCATCTACACTCCCTCCACCAAGTGCTCTCTTCGCCCGCCGTAACATCCCAACTCAGCGAAACGAAATTCCTTCGCGAAACACAACTGATGGAAAAGTTCTTCACATTGATGAGACAGGACGATCCCAGGGCGTGGTACGGACCGCGAGAATGCGTTAAAGCTGTTGAGCGAGGAGCTGTGGGGAAAGGCGGCGGTGTGTTACTCATCTCCAATGCGCTATTCCGGAGTCAAGAGGTGGATACAAGGAGGAAGTGGGTTGGGGTTGTGGATGAAGTGAAAGAGCAGGGCGGAGAGGTCAGGGTATTGAGCAGTATGCATGAGAGCGGGAAAAGACTAGAAGGTCTGGGCGGCATTGCGGCGATTCTGACATTCCCGATTGAGGATCTGGACGAAGGGGAAGATTTCGATGATGGCGGGTTTGATTTGGAAGGGGATGAGGAGTTCGTCAATGGGAATGGGCAGCATGATGAGGAGATCGACTTCTTATGA
- a CDS encoding uncharacterized protein (CAZy:GH5), with the protein MTFSTLATLALALLADLSQATPAGAIERRQLKFPFGQEKVRGVNLGGLFVLEPWITPSIFEATPENVVDEYTFCETLGKDEAKRRLEEHWSTFYTEEDFALMKQYGLNTVRVPIGYWAVAPLEGDPYVQGAYEHLPDIVQWAGNNGLTVMIDLHGAPLSQNGFDNSGKRGPVGWTQGDSVQQTRNALDRIRDDYANNPTVSSIELLNEPMGPQLDMNVVRQFYYDGWGSLRDSPVAVVFHDAFMGVTSWNEFGAGMQNLVLDTHHYEVFSSGELQMSPGQHISTACGFGAQMASTNKWTIAGEWSGAQTDCAKYLNGRGIGARYDGTFNKDGQGSSYIGSCDRKTSGSVDGLSGDEKNNIKQFIAAQIAAYEKAAGWIFWCWKNEAAPEWHFRDLVAGGLVPQPLDSQLNACG; encoded by the exons ATGACGTTTTCTACCTTGGCCACACTTGCACTAGCCCTCCTGGCCGACTTGAGCCAAGCGACTCCCGCGGGCGCGATTGAACGGAGGCAACTGAAGTTTCCTTTTGGACAAGAGAAGGTTCGTGGAGTGAATCTGGGTGGCCTGTTCGTGCTGGAACCATGGATCACTCCGTCGATATTTGAAGCTACGCCAGAGAACGTCGTTGATG AATATACCTTCTGCGAAACGCTTGGGAAGGATGAAGCGAAGAGGCGGCTGGAAGAGCATTGGAGTACTTTCTACACCGAAGAGGACTTTGCGCTCATGAAGCAGTATGGACTCAATACCGTTCGCGTCCCCATTGGCTATTGGGCTGTCGCACCCCTAGAAGGAGATCCGTACGTGCAGGGTGCATATGAGCACCTTCCGGACATTGTCCAGTGGGCTGGAAACAACGGCTTGACAGTGATGATCGATCTGCACGGCGCACCTCTATCTCAGAATGGCTTCGACAATTCAGGCAAGAGGGGGCCGGTTGGGTGGACTCAAGGTGATTCTGTTCAACAAACGCGAAACGCCTTGGACCGGATCCGCGACGACTATGCCAACAATCCGACTGTCTCATCCATTGAGTTGCTGAACGAACCGATGGGCCCACAGCTAGACATGAACGTCGTCCGCCAGTTCTATTACGATGGATGGGGAAGCCTTCGTGACAGCCCGGTTGCAGTCGTGTTTCACGATGCGTTCATGGGTGTCACAAGCTGGAATGAATTTGGTGCCGGCATGCAAAATTTGGTACTGGATACACACCATTATGAAGTCTTTAGCAGTGGCGAGCTCCAAATGAGCCCAGGACAGCACATCAGCACTGCGTGCGGCTTCGGTGCTCAGATGGCTTCCACCAACAAGTGGACAATCGCTGGAGAGTGGTCCGGTGCCCAAACTGATTGCGCGAAGTACTTGAACGGCCGCGGCATCGGTGCGCGTTACGATGGAACATTTAACAAAGACGGCCAAGGTTCTAGCTACATCGGCTCGTGCGATCGAAAGACATCCGGCAGTGTCGATGGCTTGAGCGGAGATGAGAAGAACAACATCAAGCAGTTCATTGCTGCGCAAATTGCCGCATATGAGAAGGCCGCTGGATGGATTTTCTGGTGCTGGAAGAACGAAGCTGCTCCAGAGTGGCACTTCCGAGATTTGGTGGCGGGCGGTCTCGTGCCTCAACCGCTCGATTCACAAC TGAATGCTTGTGGATAA